A genome region from Flavobacterium sp. includes the following:
- the hisC gene encoding histidinol-phosphate transaminase: MKFDINTITRENVKSLKPYSSARDEFEDFDTADMIFLDANENPYQNGVNRYPDPQQNSVKAILAKNNNTKQSQILLGNGSDEVLDLLFRAFCEPKKDNIISLPPTYGMYGVLANINAVENREVLLTNDFQPQVERILETVDENTKIIFLCSPNNPTGNSFSDESVVKLLQNFKGLVVIDEAYIDFSDKESWLTEIDEYPNLVITQTLSKAYGLAGIRLGICYASEEVISVLNKIKPPYNVNELTQQKAKERLKDSDKIKQEIASIIEQREELLKVLLEVDFVEKVYPTEANFILAKVDDANKRYDQLIEKGIVIRNRTTQPLCENCLRFTIGTKEENTVVIRELKLLN, encoded by the coding sequence CACGTGAAAACGTAAAATCTTTAAAACCGTATTCTTCTGCGAGAGATGAGTTTGAGGATTTTGACACAGCCGATATGATTTTTCTGGATGCCAACGAAAATCCATATCAAAATGGTGTGAATCGTTATCCGGATCCGCAGCAGAATTCAGTTAAAGCTATTTTAGCCAAAAACAATAATACGAAACAAAGCCAGATTTTGTTAGGAAACGGAAGTGATGAAGTTTTAGATTTACTTTTCAGGGCTTTCTGCGAACCTAAAAAAGACAATATTATTTCGCTTCCGCCAACATACGGAATGTATGGTGTTTTGGCAAACATCAACGCTGTTGAAAACAGAGAAGTTTTGCTGACAAATGATTTTCAGCCACAAGTTGAAAGGATTTTAGAAACAGTTGACGAGAATACAAAAATCATTTTTTTATGTTCGCCAAATAACCCAACAGGAAATTCTTTTTCAGATGAAAGTGTGGTGAAGCTGCTTCAAAACTTTAAAGGTTTAGTTGTAATTGATGAAGCCTATATTGATTTTTCGGATAAAGAAAGCTGGCTGACAGAAATTGATGAATATCCGAATTTAGTAATTACGCAGACACTTTCAAAAGCCTACGGTTTAGCTGGAATTCGTTTAGGAATTTGCTATGCATCTGAAGAAGTAATTTCGGTTTTAAATAAAATTAAACCGCCTTATAACGTAAACGAATTAACGCAGCAAAAAGCTAAGGAGCGTTTAAAAGATTCAGATAAAATAAAACAAGAAATAGCTTCTATTATTGAGCAAAGAGAAGAATTGCTTAAAGTGTTACTTGAAGTAGATTTTGTTGAGAAAGTATATCCCACAGAAGCTAATTTTATCTTGGCAAAAGTAGATGATGCGAATAAAAGATACGATCAATTAATCGAAAAGGGAATCGTTATTCGCAACAGAACAACACAGCCTTTATGTGAAAATTGCCTTCGTTTTACAATTGGAACAAAAGAAGAAAATACGGTTGTAATTAGAGAATTGAAATTATTGAACTAG
- the hisB gene encoding bifunctional histidinol-phosphatase/imidazoleglycerol-phosphate dehydratase HisB, with protein sequence MKKVLFIDRDGTIVLEPENYQLDSLDKLEFYPKAFQYLAKIANELDYELAMVTNQDGLGTDSFPEDTFWPTQNFILKAFENEGVVFDEIFVDRTFPEENAPTRKPRTGMLTKYLNNPEYDLANSFVLGDRLTDVELAKNLGAKAIFMNNTDGIGSNEISSKREELNETIVLQTMDWKKIYEFLKLEARSASITRKTNETDIYINLNLDGTGKSKIDTGIAFFDHMLDQISRHGQMDLEITVKGDLEVDEHHTIEDTAIALGEVFAKALGNKLGIERYGFCLPMDDCLAQAAIDFGGRNWLIWETEFKREMVGKMPTEMFYHFFKSFTDGAKANLNIKAEGINEHHKIEAIFKAFAKAIKVAVKRDTEKMILPSTKGML encoded by the coding sequence ATGAAAAAAGTACTTTTTATCGATCGTGACGGAACGATTGTTTTAGAACCTGAAAACTACCAATTGGACAGTTTGGATAAACTGGAATTTTATCCGAAAGCTTTTCAATATCTGGCTAAAATTGCTAATGAATTAGATTATGAACTGGCAATGGTAACCAATCAGGACGGATTAGGAACAGATAGTTTTCCAGAAGATACCTTTTGGCCAACCCAAAATTTTATTCTAAAAGCATTTGAAAACGAAGGAGTTGTTTTTGATGAAATCTTCGTCGATAGAACTTTTCCGGAAGAAAACGCGCCAACACGAAAACCGAGAACTGGAATGCTGACTAAATACTTGAATAATCCAGAATATGATTTAGCAAATTCTTTTGTTTTAGGAGATCGTTTGACAGATGTAGAACTGGCTAAAAATTTGGGTGCAAAAGCTATTTTTATGAACAATACGGATGGAATTGGAAGCAATGAAATTTCATCAAAACGTGAAGAATTAAACGAGACAATCGTTTTACAAACAATGGATTGGAAGAAAATCTATGAGTTTTTAAAATTAGAAGCGCGTTCAGCCTCAATTACAAGAAAAACGAATGAAACGGATATTTACATCAATCTAAATCTTGACGGAACTGGAAAAAGCAAAATAGACACTGGAATTGCTTTTTTTGACCACATGTTAGACCAAATCTCACGTCATGGTCAAATGGACTTAGAAATCACTGTAAAAGGCGATTTAGAAGTCGATGAACACCACACAATCGAAGATACTGCAATTGCTTTAGGTGAAGTTTTTGCAAAAGCGTTAGGAAATAAATTAGGAATTGAGCGTTACGGATTCTGCTTGCCAATGGATGATTGTTTAGCGCAAGCTGCAATTGATTTTGGAGGAAGAAACTGGCTGATTTGGGAAACGGAATTCAAGCGTGAAATGGTTGGGAAAATGCCAACTGAAATGTTTTATCATTTCTTTAAATCATTTACAGACGGAGCAAAAGCCAACTTAAATATCAAAGCAGAAGGAATTAACGAGCATCACAAAATTGAAGCGATCTTCAAAGCTTTCGCGAAAGCCATAAAAGTAGCCGTAAAAAGAGATACCGAAAAAATGATTTTGCCTTCG